The proteins below are encoded in one region of Penicillium psychrofluorescens genome assembly, chromosome: 4:
- a CDS encoding uncharacterized protein (ID:PFLUO_006815-T1.cds;~source:funannotate): MDSLTPHCRKVASPGIFQPILSILIVFGILISYLPQHIRIATLRSSFGISPYFVLLGVTSGTSTFANILVTPATARDVSCCQEVNATACFAALLGVFQMGMQWLCFFSILLLFVIYFPRATSPTSPLTPAGPTYRTALVITAICILHALVVVVISAAFVLRQPSALKAWADFLGILAAILASIQYLPQLYTTFRLRCVGSFSIPMMCIQTPGSLVWAASLAARQGPGGWSTWGPLVVTACLQGSLLFMAIYFEYFGQNSTRKAAHRADENGAPSGGAAEQEAVAAERPSEETPLLQSQ, encoded by the exons ATGGACTCTTTAACTCCCCACTGCCGCAAGGTCGCCTCGCctggcatcttccagccgaTTCTCTCCAT CTtgatcgtcttcggcatcctcatctcctATCTCCCCCAGCACATCCGCATCGCCACCCTCCGCAGCTCCTTTGGGATCTCCCCCTACTTTGTTCTCCTGGGCGTCACCTCGGGCACCTCGACCTTTGCCAACATCCTGGTCACCCCCGCAACCGCCCGCGATGTCAGCTGCTGCCAGGAAGTCAACGCGACAGCCTGTTTCGCGGCCCTGCTGGGTGTCTTCCAGATGGGCATGCAGTGGctctgtttcttctccat tctcctcctcttcgtcatctaCTTCCCGCGAGCCACATCGCCCACATCCCCACTCACCCCAGCCGGTCCAACCTACCGCACCGCACTAGTCATAACCGCAATCTGCATCCTCCACGCGCTAGTCGTAGTGGTCATCTCCGCGGCCTTCGTGCTGCGCCAACCCTCCGCGCTCAAAGCCTGGGCAgacttcctcggcatcctAGCCGCCATCCTCGCCTCGATCCAGTACCTGCCCCAGCTCTACACGACCTTCCGCCTGCGCTGCgtcggcagcttcagcaTCCCTATGATGTGCATCCAGACGCCCGGCAGCTTGGTCTGGGCGGCTAGCTTGGCGGCGCGCCAGGGTCCCGGCGGTTGGAGTACCTGGGGTCCGTTGGTGGTCACGGCGTGTCTGCAGGGCTCGCTGTTGTTCATGGCTATCTACTTTGAGTACTTTGGGCAGAACAGTACGCGCAAGGCCGCGCATCGTGCCGATGAGAACGGGGCGCCCAGTGGTGGGGCTGCGGAGCAGGAAGCGGTCGCGGCGGAGAGGCCGTCGGAGGAGACGCCGTTGCTGCAGAGTCAGTGA
- a CDS encoding uncharacterized protein (ID:PFLUO_006817-T1.cds;~source:funannotate) produces the protein MSIASPINLILASLFVVLLYYHFKPKAAVTLPHGPAPVVFRTYTPKTLIEFNGENNQPVFLAVRGRVFDVSPGRNFYGPGGPYENFAGRDASRGLAFQSFDEEMLTKDLSAPLDKLKDLDADQLENLQSWEERFSEKYLVVGKLVAEGDPEVPAS, from the exons ATGTCCATCGCCAGCCCCATAAATCTAATCCTCGCCTCCCTCTTTGTCGTCCTCCTGTATTACCACTTCAAGCCCAAAGCCGCCGTCACGCTCCCGCACGGCCCGGCCCCCGTCGTCTTCCGCACCTACACCCCCAAGACACTAATCGAGTTCAACGGCGAAAACAACCAGCCCGTCTTCCTGGCCGTGCGCGGGCGCGTATTTGACGTGTCTCCCGGCAGGAATTTCTACGGTCCG GGTGGCCCTTACGAGAACTTTGCCGGCCGGGATGCCTCGCGCGGTCTGGCGTTCCAGAGTTTCGACGAGGAAATGCTGACCAAGGATTTGTCGGCGCCGCTGGATAAGTTGAAAGATTTGGATGCGGATCAGTTGGAGAATCTGCAGTCGTGGGAGGAACGCTTCTCAGAGAAGTATCTTGTTGTTGGCAAGCTGGTTGCCGAGGGGGATCCCGAGGTTCCGGCTTCCTGA
- a CDS encoding uncharacterized protein (ID:PFLUO_006816-T1.cds;~source:funannotate), protein MKIPFLTGLLLLLTTTEVVAASSWWSKAVYNKWHETELERWLSDHDIPYPKPADRRDLENLVKTNWDSRVQQPLGQAADTTSDQLHNAKEWIFDTWSDSQLKAFLDRHGIPAPQPRQRDNLVKAARENYETVAKKAGETASYPGNWIYEQWTDSDLKEWLDERGWPAPQPTTRDKLIASVRRNARLTTLQARALAASAVSSAEAAQSSLSDALFNAWSDSELKKFLDEHDIKVPQGSKRNELIALARKHRSLVLEKASKASTSAEEILGAATTRAGNEYARATDDARLKIDDQFNAAIQTWSDSRLKSFLDARGVPIPQHGKRDELIAKVRYHAHQAAGGWNEYNFDTWDKEHLLKYLSAMNHKAAKKTEASREELIKNAKDSYNKASKAGGEQFASATSNMAVATGAAKDASFDTWSHSDLKSYLDSYGIPVYQGSNINELRAAARRHAQYFKYGTTNPTDTIYAKFMETVYWAMDQLKLGASSGRARGQEAAENLREKAAGATQRVHGEL, encoded by the exons ATGAAGATCCCTTTCCTAACGGGTCTGCTGTTACtgctcaccaccaccgaagTGGTCGCCGCGTCAAGCTGGTGGAGCAAAGCTG TGTACAACAAATGGCATGAAACTGAACTGGAGCGATGGCTCTCTGATCACG ACATCCCCTACCCCAAGCCGGCTGACCGCCGCGACCTGGAGAACCTGGTCAAGACCAACTGGGACTCCCGGGTGCAGCAGCCGCTGGGCCAGGCCGCGGACACGACGTCCGACCAGCTGCACAACGCAAAGGAGTGGATCTTTGACAC CTGGTCCGACTCGCAGCTCAAGGCATTCTTGGATCGCCATGGCATTCCCGCTCCGCAGCCGCGTCAGCGAGACAATCTGGTCAAGGCTGCGCGCGAGAACTACGAGACGGTCGCGAAGAAGGCTGGCGAGACGGCCTCGTATCCCGGCAACTGGATCTATGAGCAGTGGACCGACTCCGATCTGAAGGAATGGCTCGATGAGCGTGGCTGGCCGGCACCCCAGCCGACCACGCGCGACAAGCTCATTGCCAGCGTGCGCCGCAACGCCCGTCTGACAACCTTGCAGGCGCGCGCGCTCGCTGCCTCTGCCGTGTCCTCCGCCGAAGCAGCCCAGTCGTCTCTGAGCGACGCGCTGTTCAACGCCTGGTCCGACTCCGAACTGAAGAAGTTCCTGGATGAGCACGATATCAAGGTGCCCCAGGGCTCGAAGCGCAATGAGCTGATTGCCCTGGCGCGGAAACATCGCTCGTTGGTGCTTGAGAAGGCATCCAAggcctcgacctcggccgaggagatcctgggTGCCGCGACCACCCGAGCTGGAAATGAATATGCCCGTGCCACCGACGATGCGAGACTCAAGATTGATGATCAATTCAACGCCGCCATCCAGACGTGGTCGGATTCTCGCCTCAAATCGTTCCTTGATGCACGAGGCGTCCCCATTCCCCAGCACGGCAAGCGTGATGAGCTCATCGCCAAGGTCCGCTACCACGCACACCAGGCTGCCGGCGGATGGAATGAGTACAACTTTGATACTTGGGACAAGGAGCACTTGCT GAAATACCTGTCTGCCATGAACCACAAGGCCGCCAAAAAGACCGAGGCTTCTCGcgaggagctgatcaagaacgCCAAGGACTCCTACAACAAGGCATCCAAGGCAGGCGGCGAGCAGTTCGCATCTGCCACTTCCAATATGGCCGTTGCCACGGGcgccgccaaggacgccTCCTTCGATACCTGGTCTCACTCCGACCTCAAGTCCTACCTGGACTCGTACGGCATCCCCGTGTACCAGGGCTCGAACATCAACGAGCTCCGCGCGGCTGCCCGGCGCCACGCGCAGTACTTCAAGTACGGCACCACCAACCCGACAGATACCATCTACGCCAAGTTCATGGAGACCGTGTACTGGGCCATGGACCAGCTGAAGCTTGGTGCGTCCAGCGGCCGGGCTCGGGGCCAGGAAGCCGCCGAGAATCTCCGGGAGAAGGCAGCTGGTGCAACGCAAAGGGTGCACGGAGAGCTGTAG